AGGCGAGGAATTCTGCTGAGCCGTCGCGCCATCCCGCCAGCAGTAACAGATGAAACTCGTCGAACAGCCCCTGCTGGTGCCCGGTTGCAAACTGTTCTCGCGCCCATTTGTCACTGGGCCACTGGGTGGTGGGGTGAATCGTCCAGTTCCCGCACCAATCAACATGACCGCCCCACACGGCCGACACCGCCTCGGCCCAGCCCAGGGCGAACCGGGTGTCCACGGCGAGCACGGACCGCGTGGGTTGCGCGTACCACTCCGGGGATCCGGCACTGCTGGCCAGGACAATGTGCAGTTCGTGGCCCTCGTGATGACCGAACAGCAGACCGCCGCACACGCGTGCTGGCAGGTGCAACTGCTGAAACAGCGAATCGACAACATTGGGCTGCAAAACAATTCGTTCGACCGCTTTTTTCGGGGTCCTGACCGAGTCCTTCCGAGGGATTGGGGTCATGACGTGGTGCTGTAGCAGGCGCATCATGTCCCGAGTGTACGGTCTCAGGAACCGAATTGCTAGGTTTAGAGTGTAGACTGACGGTCCAGTGTCAGGCAGTGTGACCGGATGCCTCCCAGCGCCGCCCGTCTGCGGTTCGCCGCTCACGTAAGGCGCTTACGCAAACAAGCGCGTTGGTCGCAGGAAGACCTTGGGGATCACGCGGGGATCCACCGGACCTACATCGGTGCCATTGAACGCGGCGAGGCCAATCTCACGCTTGATCACATGCAGCGCCTCGCCGACGCGCTCAACGTCGACGTCAGCGAGTTCCTTCAGCCTGATCAGACCTGAAGACCATTTCACCGGAGCAGTCATTCTTCCAAGTTGATGTCAGGCTGCGGCAACGTCGCGGCTAACGCCCATGCTTCCGGTGTCACCACAGCTGGAACACTCTGCTCGCTGTCCAACAGACGCCGTGTTGCCCAGAGACCAGGTAGGCCAGCGTGCTGCAGGTAGGTCAGGGGAGAGGCGCCCTGGAATGGCAGCCGGGCGTTTGGCTGCCGTAACCACGTCGCCCCTGCCCGCGCGCCATATGAGGCGTCAAGTGACGAGCAAATCCCCGTCAATAATGAGGCCCGCAACAATTGATCTACGGTCAAGGTCGGTGGGCTTTGACCCGCCGCGACGCGGTGAATTCTCTGGATACCGATCTTCAATAGACGGCTCTGCTCCGACGCCGAAAGCTCGAACACGGTGAGAAGCCGCAACACAGCAGGCAAAGCCCCCGACAGGCGCGCACGTTCTCCCGAAGACGTGAGTGGTGAGGACTCTTCAATAGACGTCATGCGTGTGCCCCTCAGCAAACCGCTCTGCCGGTCTAAGCGATAGCTCCGTGAAATCGAGCCCAGTAGTCACCGCCCAGTGAGGGGCTCCGGTGCACAGCTTGGCCTTGTACCTCTCGCAGGGCAGCCAGGCTTTTCCCCGGGCGCCCTGCGAATCATCAGTCAATTGCCTGGAATGCGGGCCTTTTTGTAGACCGTCAACGTCTTGGTTGTGAAATTGAGATTGAGGCGCTGCCAGACAAGCGTGTGCGTTGACGCCGCATAGAAATCGAGCGTTGTTAGCTGGTCGGGCAACCAGGCCAACTGAGTGGTGCCGTTGTACAGGAGGGGAAACAGTTTGCCGCCATTGGCGGTCACGGCAACGGCCAGGTTGCCGTGGTCGTAGGTGGTGGAGTGTGCCGCCGCGTTGTTGCCAATGAGGCGGCTGAGCTCCAAATTGAAAAGGCCAATAGGTCTTTGGGTGCCGTCGACGGTGGCCAGGATCACCGACTGGTTGATGTTGGACCCAATCACGTTTCGGCTGAGAATCTGTCCCAAAGCCTCTATGGAAGGCGCCTTAATCGTCAAAATTCCGGCCTTGGCATTGTTGGTGATGGTAAAGCCGCAGATGGCCAGTGGTTTGGTCAAGCTGGCCAGTGCGATAGAGCGCTGTTTAGGCTCGTTAGGGAAGACCGCCTGCTCTTGATAGTTGAGATTGACCATGCCGTAAATCAGCGTGGTGTCACAGTTGGCAGGGGCGGCGGAGGCAACGCCAGTCAGGCACAGCAGGAAGAAAGGCAATTTTTTCATGGGTCTCCTCGTAGGCGGGCAAAGGGGTCTCCTCGAGCCCGTATCACCATATAAGGTGACATCTTACAAAACGACAACATTTGAGCACAAAGCGGAAAGCTGACGGAATGCCTGACTTGCCGCTTGACGCGGATCTGCTGAACAGCCGCCGGCGCCTTGGAGAACGTATTCGCCAGTTGCGTGAAGCTCGCGGGTGGAGTCAGGACACGTTCGCCCACCTTGCGGGCCTCAACCGCGCTTATCCGCACAAGATCGAGACTGGCAAAGTCGACCTGCGCTACAGCACACTGGTCCGTGTTGCCCACGTGCTGAACATCACGGTGGCAGATGTGGTCACTCTCGACGTGACGTGACTTACCACTGCTCAACCACTAACGCGGCTTGAGCGTGGCTTCTCAGTGTTGACCCTGAACTACTGCATGCTGCTGCCCGTCCTGGAAGCGCAGCAGCTGGCGACGTATATCGGGACAGGTCATTTATGCTCATGGCCTCATTCCAGAACGTGAGTGAACTTGGTCAGGCGTGATAGGAGACCTGCACAGGGGAGACCTGTATCCCTTTTCCTGCGCCCTCAGCTTGCCTGATTCAAGGACGTGGATGACCTGCACCGCTAGGCCCGATTTACTCGGCTGGTTTTGAGCACGGCTTGTTTGCAGCCCGCT
The Deinococcus arcticus DNA segment above includes these coding regions:
- a CDS encoding helix-turn-helix domain-containing protein, giving the protein MPPSAARLRFAAHVRRLRKQARWSQEDLGDHAGIHRTYIGAIERGEANLTLDHMQRLADALNVDVSEFLQPDQT
- a CDS encoding antitoxin Xre/MbcA/ParS toxin-binding domain-containing protein, coding for MTSIEESSPLTSSGERARLSGALPAVLRLLTVFELSASEQSRLLKIGIQRIHRVAAGQSPPTLTVDQLLRASLLTGICSSLDASYGARAGATWLRQPNARLPFQGASPLTYLQHAGLPGLWATRRLLDSEQSVPAVVTPEAWALAATLPQPDINLEE
- a CDS encoding helix-turn-helix domain-containing protein, giving the protein MPDLPLDADLLNSRRRLGERIRQLREARGWSQDTFAHLAGLNRAYPHKIETGKVDLRYSTLVRVAHVLNITVADVVTLDVT